Proteins encoded together in one Phoenix dactylifera cultivar Barhee BC4 unplaced genomic scaffold, palm_55x_up_171113_PBpolish2nd_filt_p 001278F, whole genome shotgun sequence window:
- the LOC120103884 gene encoding disease resistance protein RGA2-like, with translation MAMILDAFVSIFFELLVESAKKEVDMLLGVPGEIKKLQNKLRKISNVLADAERKRINDKNVDDWLKELKDFMYDADDILDLYRIEADKCSEASSSTSSVCFPFPLLSCIRKPLVAHEIGTKIRDLNLKLENISRLRSDLNLELTSHDKQQVTSPSSRMTSSVGDIDIVGSKIEEHTQSLVDSLIKDDGRRNILVFAIVGAGGIGKTTLAQRIYNDQRIQEEFSVKKWVCVSQEFDDINLLKDISGEAQEQSRSSLEPKVESSLGGKKVFLVLDDIWTAKVWCDLLCNTLKSCAAGSRILVTTRNEQITKQMMAVHTHHVHKLSSEDSWSLLCKKVVLTGEEGEIQHLKDIGMKIVEKCDGLPLAIKMVAGVLCTKEKTRRAWNGVFESTAWSTSGLPEEIKGALYQDLPSCLKQCFIYCSLFPEDYRILKKDITALWIAEGFVKAEGSSTMEETAEEYCRELIMRNLLQPCLDDQMAFQMHDLLHCLARYLARDESSFLRKGHEAGSSNEPMKLRKSNRTEEYYTMEELRSLSRLMDLSINKLECISSSFEAKAAEIRNKSKLTTLGLSCTLDLQPTEDEMKRIEEVFEELHPPRCLEELRIWGYFGYEFPRWMAETSVELN, from the exons ATGGCGATGATATTGGATGCCTTCGTCTCCATTTTTTTTGAACTACTGGTCGAGTCGGCGAAGAAAGAGGTTGACATGCTCTTAGGTGTGCCTGGCGAGATCAAAAAGCTCCAGAACAAGCTCCGTAAGATCAGCAATGTCCTTGCCGATGCCGAGAGGAAGAGGATCAATGATAAGAACGTGGATGACTGGCTCAAGGAGCTCAAGGATTTCATGTACGATGCTGATGATATCCTCGACCTCTATCGCATCGAGGCCGACAAGTGTAGTGAAGCTTCTTCCTCCACTTCTTCGGTATGCTTCCCCTTTCCCCTTCTGTCTTGCATCAGAAAGCCTCTGGTTGCTCATGAGATTGGCACGAAAATTAGAGATCTCAATCTGAAGCTTGAGAACATCTCGAGGTTGAGATCCGATCTCAATCTTGAGCTCACTTCCCATGACAAGCAGCAAGTGACATCTCCAAGTAGTCGCATGACATCTTCTGTAGGCGATATTGATATTGTAGGATCTAAAATTGAAGAGCACACTCAGAGCTTGGTTGATTCGCTAATTAAGGATGACGGACGGAGAAACATTCTTGTTTTTGCAATTGTGGGTGCAGGTGGAATTGGCAAGACCACACTTGCTCAAAGGATATATAATGACCAGAGGATTCAGGAGGAGTTCTCAGTGAAGAAGTGGGTGTGTGTATCGCAAGAGTTTGATGACATAAATTTGCTGAAAGATATCTCCGGTGAGGCCCAAGAGCAAAGTAGGTCCTCGCTTGAGCCCAAAGTCGAGAGCAGTCTTGGGGGTAAGAAGGTGTTTCTTGTTCTTGATGACATTTGGACTGCAAAGGTTTGGTGTGACTTGTTATGTAACACGTTAAAAAGTTGTGCTGCTGGCAGTAGGATCCTTGTCACTACAAGAAATGAACAGATCACAAAGCAGATGATGGCAGTGCACACCCATCACGTCCACAAACTGTCTTCAGAGGATAGTTGGTCATTGCTCTGCAAGAAGGTGGTCTTGAcaggagaggagggagagatcCAGCATCTCAAGGACATAGGGATGAAGATTGTTGAGAAATGTGATGGCCTACCTCTAGCCATCAAAATGGTTGCAGGGGTGCTATGCACGAAGGAGAAGACCAGGAGAGCTTGGAATGGAGTTTTTGAAAGCACTGCATGGTCCACATCCGGGCTTCCTGAGGAGATTAAGGGAGCATTataccaagatctacccagctgTCTAAAGCAATGTTTTATATACTGCTCATTGTTTCCTGAAGACTATAGAATCCTTAAGAAGGATATTACTGCACTTTGGATTGCTGAGGGATTTGTGAAAGCTGAGGGGAGTTCGACTATGGAAGAGACAGCAGAAGAGTACTGCAGAGAGCTGATAATGCGAAATCTTCTACAGCCATGTCTTGACGATCAAATGGCATTCCAGATGCATGACCTCCTGCACTGTCTTGCTCGGTATCTGGCACGAGATGAGAGCTCGTTTCTCAGAAAGGGGCATGAAGCAGGCAGCAGTAACGAGCCGATGAAGCTGCGCAAG AGCAACCGGACAGAGGAATACTACACGATGGAAGAATTAAGATCTCTCTCGCGTCTCATGGATCTCTCAATCAATAAGTTGGAGTGCATATCCAGCAGCTTCGAGGCAAAAGCAGCCGAAATTAGAAACAAATCCAAGCTTACAACACTCGGGCTAAGTTGCACGCTAGACCTTCAACCCACTGAGGACGAGATGAAGAGAATCGAGGAGGTGTTTGAAGAGCTCCACCCTCCACGCTGCCTGGAAGAACTGAGGATCTGGGGTTACTTCGGCTATGAGTTCCCAAGGTGGATGGCAGAGACATctgttgaattaaattaa